The region GCCGTGTTGCGGGGGATTGAGCAGAAGGTCTCTCCCCCGGGTCATCCCTATTCTGTGGTCGTCAAGGTGGCCGAAGTAGTAGTCCCTCTTCCTGGGGTTCTTTGCCGCCTCGGAAGCGTCTATCCCGTAAACGTAACCTTTGGGAAAGGCAAGAACCCAACAGTGGTAGCCTTTAACAAGGCCGCTCCTGTTAACGGGGATACCTATCTCGAAAACGGCCGGAATACCTACGGCCCTGCAGAGGGCTATAAAGAGGGAGTGAAAATCGGTGCAGTTCCCCCTCTTTGCGTCGCAGGCCCAAACTGCGTCTCCCCGGCCCCACCCTTTTCCAGACTTATCGTACTTCATGTGGGTAACAACGTAGTTGTAAATGGCCCTGAGCTTCTCAAGGTCGGTCTTCTTACCGGCGGTTATCTGCCGGGCCAGCTCCTTAAACTTCTCAACGGGAACGAGCCTGTCGGACAGGTAGTAGCGTAGGGGAACCGGGCAACCCCTTTTGGTAGGTGAGACCTCGCTTCTTTCAACAACGGCAGTTACCCTCACCCTAACCGGCCTTTTAAGGGGCCCTTCCCACCTTAAGTAAAGGTAACTATTCCCGTACTCTTCCCCTTTCTTAAGGATGAAGCCTTCGGGAGCTTCAACTTTTAGCTCCTTCAACTTCTGCCACCTGTTCTGGTAGGGCACCGGAATCCAGAGCTCCACAAGCCGTGCATCGGGTTGAGGCTTCAAGTCTACGGTTTCGGTAAGCCTGTAAACCGCCCCGAAGGCGCTCTGAGCCGTTAAAACGGCGGCTAAAAGGGCAAGAAACTTTCTCATTAAACACCTCCGTAAGCCCGTTTAAGGAGAAAAAGGCCCACTAAAAAAGAGATAAAGGAAATCATCAGCGGTATGTAGGGCCTCTCTTTAAAGGTGCGGGCAAGCCCTCCCACGCGCTCGGGAAAGGCCAGCCTGTAGAGTCCGGTCAGAAGGAAAACGCCCCCTATGCCCATCTCAAGGCCGTCCCCTCCGAAGGCAATCGACAGAGCCCCCAAAACAACGGAAAACCAAGCGGAAACAATAACAAAAGAAGGGTCCTCCATCATGGAGAGGACCCTTTTGCAAACCTGCGGACGTAAAAGGTAAACGCCGCTAACGCCCGTAAGGGCAATTCCCCAAAAGGCGGTTATCTCCTTCAACCCTACCACCTAAAAGAGAAGCTGAAACTCTGTAGTCAGGAGGTTGTTCGCCGTTCCGGAGCCGTGACGCTCATGGGCAAAGGTGTAAGAGGCTCTGAGAGCCGTCTGCCAGCCGTGAATCAGGTAGTAAAAGCCAAAGGTGGTGTAATCTACATCGTAGGAGTCGTCTACGTTGTCGTTGGGGTCAACCCAGGAGTAGCGGCCAACAAGGTGGAGCTTCGGGTCGAAGAAGGTTCCCCAGTCTACCTGAATGTAGTAGCCCTTTGCATTCCCGAGGAATACGGAAGCTCCGGTGCTGCTTTTGGCATCTGTAGGGTTGTCAAACAGGTAACCGCCCATGAAAGTAAGACCGTAATCCTTCAAAGAGAGCTCCGTTTCGGCATCTATAAGGTGGCGCTTAACAGAAACGGCGCCGTACTTGGTGTAAACCAGCTTGGGAGAGTGGTCCGTTCCGCCTTCGTAGCCGAGCCTGAACCTTAAACCATAGCTGTCGTTTGAAACGAGCTTGGCGTCTGCCGCAAAAACGTAAGCGTACTTACCGTCCTGGTTGTAGATTTTGGAGCTGTTCCAGCCGTCGCCGTTAATAACGGCCGCGGTGAACTTCACGCCGTAAAGGGGTTTCGTTTGGAGGGCAACTCCAACATCGCGCCAAACGGGTGCAATCCAGTTAACGGCAACCGGCCTTTCGGGCAGCGAGAGCTTGGTTCCGCTCTTTAAGTAGCTGAGGGAAAGGGGAACCTTAAACAGTCCCATCTTTACACCGAAGGGGAGGTAAGAGGGGGAGTAGGTTAAATGGGCATCCCACAGCTCAACCGGAGCCCCCCTGTCGGCCCTTATCATAATCTTAAACTTGGTATCGTCGTTCACCTTGCCGCTTACAAAGAGGCGCGCCTTACGAACGGTAAAACCGTTAGCAGGGTCTCCCCAGATGGTTTTCCCCTCGTTCTCAGAGTAAGTGCCCCTAAAGAGAACCCTTCCACCAACCTTTAAACGGTCGGTTGTGCTCCTTCCGGGAGAAACGGCATACCCTCTTTCGGAAAGGAGTTTCCTCAGCTGGCGGTTCTCCTTCTCAAGCTGCTGGACCTTCTGCTCAAGAGCCTGGAGCTTCTGAAGAATCTCCTGAGTGGAAACCTCTTGAGCCCCTGCACCGGTGGAGGCAATAAGAACGGCCGAAAGTGCGAGCAGCGCTTTCCTCATACCACCCTCCTACACCTTTTCTATCTTAACCCTGGTACTGCTAAAGTCCGGAATGCCGGAAATGGGCTCAACAAGGGGCAAATCAAACATCTTAGGGTCTCTCCTTGTGAGCCTGTTCATTGTAACTCCAACACCCCTCCTGGGGTCAACCTTGGTCCAGTTGCCGTTACACACCTTGGTGCCGCCGAGCATCACAGAACTTGCGTTCTCTATGTAAACGGGGGAAGCCCCGTGCTGCCAGTGGCCGAAGTGGTGGGAGTAGGCAACCGTTCCCGGACGAACAAGGTTCGTGACCTTAACCGTAGTAACCACCCCTTTCCTGTTGGAGCGGGAGAAAACTCTAACCCTATCACCGGTTTTAAGGCCGAGCCTTTCGGCATCTGCAGGGTTAATCTTCAAGCTGAAGTCGGGCTCGTAAACAAGGGCCTGGTTGTAGCAGATTGTCCTCGACTGGGTGTGGAGGGCAGACTTATAGGTAATAACGTTAAACGGATAGTCTCTGTCGAGCTCCTCTACGGGCTCCCCGAAGTAGTCGGTGGAAGGATAAAACCTCAAAGTTCCCCAGTTCCTCTCGCCGGTAAGGGAGTTCCTGCTGGTTCCGAGCCTCTCGTTCCAGATATGGACCTTCGGGATACCGAACTTAAAGTTCCCCTTAGAGTCAAAAGTCTCCTCTATGGGCCTGAACACCCCGCCCCTAACAAGGAGCGTACATACCTTCTTCCACTCACTTTCAGAGAGAATCCCTTTAAACTTAGCAACGGGGTAGTTCTCCTCAACGAACCTAATCTCCTCTTCAGAGGCCTCCTTCAGGCCGGCATTCTCGGCGAGGTTGGCAATACCCCGCAGGTAGTAGTCCTCGGCCCTTATAAGGGGATAAAGCTTGCCGTTTTTTCCGGGTATGGCCCTTTCGCCGTAACCGGGCAGTTTCAAGTGGCGGGCAACATCTATGAGGAAAGTCTCAAGGCAGAAAGGCCTGCCGTCTTTGGTTTTACCTACCAGAGGTTCAACAACCGGAGTTCTAACGGCGGTGAACCAACAGCCGGGAGCGTGGGGGGTTAAAAAGCCGTAATGGCCCTCAAGGTAGGTTACGTCGGGCACTATGTAATCGGCGTAGATGTTGGTTTCGTTAATGGTAGTATCAACCGAAATGTAAAGGGGAACTTTATCGGGGTCTTTAAGGGTCTCTATGAACCGCCTGCCGCCGGGCATACTGTAGATTAGGTCGGAGAAATAGGTAATTACCACCTTAACCGGGTAAGGGTACTTCTGGTCTATCCCCGAAATGGCAGAAACCGAAAGGCCGCCTTTGGTGAAGGGGAACCACGGAAGCTTAGAGGGATACCCCTTCTCCTTAAACTCCCTGCTCTTTTCGTAAACGGCCTTTTCACGGGAAATCTTAACGCCCTTAGGCTTTTTAGCGCCGGGGAAGCTCTTAAGGTTGTAGAGCCCCTTCTGCCAGCTGGCGGCCCCTTTACCCCTACACAGATAACCTCCTTCCCTGTTAATGTTGCCCACAAGGGCGTTCATCATAGCAAGGGCGTAGCTGGCGTAAAGGCCTCCAACGTAGTTACCCCCTCCGTGGTAGGCGAAAGCAACCGAGTAGGGGGCGTGCTCCCAGAACTCCTTGGCAACTTTCTTAATCTTCTCCTCGGGAATGCCCGATTCCCGGGCGTAGAAAGAGAGCGGATGCTTCATAACGCTCTCTTTCATAATCTTGAAAGCGGTTTTAACCTTAATCCCGCCTACCTCTCCTTCCCACTCCAGAAGAGCCCTATCCACCTCAGAGGCGGCAACGGGTCTGCCGCTTTTGGGGTCTATAACAACCTCTTCGTTTGGACTCCCCTTAAGGCCCTCTACGTCTTTAACCCTTAAGAACCTACCTACCTCCGGGTGGTTTTCATCAACAATAACAAGGTGGGTAGCGTTGGTAAAAACGTTCCTACCGGCCTTTTCGGCCGCCTTCATAGAGGGAATGGAGAGGAAGTCCTCATCGAACCAGCCATTCTCCAGCATAACCCTTATAAAGCCCATGGCCAGCGGGCCGTCTTTGGTGGGCTTTACCGGAAGCCAATCGTGGGCATGAGCTATAGCCTTGGGAGCCCTCGGGTCAACGAGAACCAGTTTAAGCTCACCTGCGGCTATTCTACGGGCAATAATTGCACCGGAGGTATTAACTCCGGGCTGCTGGGCGGAGTAGACATTGGAACCGAAAACCAGCATATACTTTGCCTTCCAGTAGTCGGCCTTAAACTCAACCTGCTTACCGTCGGAAAGGGCGTAGTTGCCCATTCTAAAGCCGATACCGCAAATATCGGTGTGGGCTATGTAGTTCTTTGAGCCTATAGCCCCGAAAACCCAGCGCTTAATAAAGTGGCTCCTACCGGCCTGGGAACGGCCGGTGAACCAAACCAGCTGGTTCCTTTTAGTACCAAGGTAGGGGTCGGCAGGGTCAACCGGTTCATCGGAGAGAACGTCTTTTATTCCGGGATAGTAACGGTTATCGCCTATCTCCTTAAACAGGTATCCGCCCTCCGAAACCTCCCTTATAAGCTGCTCCCAGCTGATAGGTTTGAACTTACCCTCCCCTCTTTTTCCTATCCGCTTTAAAGGCCGGGTAATCCTGTAGGGGTTGTAAAGATAGTCGTTATCCATTTGAGGTTTAGCACAGGTTGTAGCTACGGCCTTGAAGCTCTCTTTCAAGGAAGTGGTGTAGGGAATCTCTCTACCGGAACGGTTGTAAGGGTGGTAAGGATTTCCGTCTACCTGAACAAGCTTCCCATCTTTAACGGCCACCCTTAAACCGCAACGGGCGTTACAGGCCAAGCAGACAGTATTTACAATCCTGTCGCCCTTGGGCTTTTTAGTTTCGGGGTAAAGGTAAGGATTCCCCCTTTCTACCGCCGGAACCAGCTCGGCGTGATGGCTCTTTAAAAGAGCCTTAGCTACTTCGGGTCTATCTTTCAACAGCTGAGCCAAGGGCCCGGAAGGTTTATAGAGGTTCCCGAAAACCAAAGCGCCGCTCGGGCAAACCGCCACACACCTGGGAACGTCTCCTCCCTTTACGGTACGCTCAAAACATATATCGCACTTACGCGCCTTGTTCCCCTTATCCATAACAATGGCGTTAAACGGACAGGCAGGTACGCACTTTTCACAGCCGGTACACTTAGAGTCGTCTATAACAACTACGCCGCCGCGGCCAACAGAAATGGCGTTAAACGGACAGGCGGAAACGCAAGGGTGCTCAAAACACTGCTTACAGATTTTCTCCTGAGAGAATATGAGCTTCGCCTTCGGGTACTCCCCGAGCTCCTTCTCCTCAATCCAGAACAGGTTAATTTCAGGGGTCTCGTTAAGGCCGTGCTCAAGCTGGCAGGCCGCCATGCAGGCCTTACAGCTCATACACTTACCCTGGTCAAATATTAAAACGGGCTTGAAGAGCTCTTTTCCTTCAGCCCCTTTAACCTCTACGCCTAAACCAACAAGAACGGTCAATCCGGCAACTTTTAAAAACTCCCTTCTCTCCACAAACCACCTCCTTCAAAAGTTCCCCTATAATTCTAAAAAGCTATTCGTAAAATAGAAAATCACTATCAAGAAAGTCCCTCTTATCAGAACTTTCAAACGTTTACTCTTTTGTTACAATTGAAAACCAACACCAACCCAAGGAGAGTGCGATGAAGAAAAAGGCGTTAGGCATTTTAGCCCTGGCAGCTTTCTCAACCGCCGCCGTAGCAGGCTGTGGTAAAGAAAACACCTCTATGAACACCCAAGAGAAAACCCAGGAACAAGCCCAAAAGGAAGCGCTTAAACCCCAACCTCTAACAGCCTTAGAAAACAACAAAAACTCCCAACTCCCTCCGGGACACCCGCCGATAAACGGAAACGAAAAACTCCCGCCCGGACACCCGCCGATAAACAGCGGCATGAGCGGTATGCAGATGCCTCCCGGACACCCCAACGTGGGAGTAACCGGCGGGAACTCTACCCTCCCTCAGGGACACCCACCAATCCACGGAGGAATGGGTGGCGACTTAATGGCAATGCACTCGGGTAAGAACTTAACAAAGTTCGACAGGCCGATAAACATTCCTCCGGAAGTTCAGAAAACTTGGAAACACGCAACTATAGATATAGTTGATAAAACTACAGGAAAAGTTGTTAAAGAGTTCAAAGTTTCCAAAGGACAAACGGTCAACTACGGAGGGCTCGAGATTAAGATACTGTACATTGTGCCCCATCTTGTTCTCGATAATGGCTACACTTCCGCATCTAACGAGCCCCAAAACCCTGCAATACTGGTAGAAGTGAAGGAAAACGGAAAAACCATATATGCCGGCCCCATATACCAGAAGTTTCCCACAATGTACAACATCAACCATCCCCGGTACGAGCTGATACTTAAAAACATCTCTAAGCAGTAAATCTTATTAGGAGGGGAGGTTTTCCCCTCCTAACTCCAAATATTCTGAATTTTTGCTCAAATTTATTCCTAAAACCCCACTTTTAAATAAGTTAAAGGTAGCGCAAAAAGACCGATTTTTACACAAAATCTACCCCAGTTGAAAAGGACAAAGGGAACCATTAAAATTAGAAATAAGGTCGGTCTTTCAAAATCGAATAGGCTTTTTGTTAGGGTTATCTAACTTGTACTGGACCAAGGTCTTGGGAACCAAGAGTATGAAACTCAAGCCCAAAATGAATACCTTGGCTTGTAATAGCTATTACCCATCAAGGGTTGAAATGCCCGAAAAAGTAGACGGGATTGCGACTGGACCTCTCTACGATATAGAGGTTCCACCCTTGGGAGTCTTTGTTGAAATGCCCGAAAAAGTAGACGGGATTGCGACGCAGGGAGGGTCACCTTGAAAGCTTCGGCTACTACCTTGTTGAAATGCCCGAAAAAGTAGACGGGATTGCGACCGTGTCTGAGTACTGGGTGTTCTCCTCCCATCTTCTATCTTCATAGTTGAAATGCCCGAAAAAGTAGACGGGATTGCGACAATCTAAAAGATATGAATCAAAGGTAATAGTATAGCTACTGTTGAGTTGAAATGCCCGAAAAAGTAGACGGGATTGCGACTTTCTGCTTTCCTCACTACTCTCATTCTGCACCTCCGTTGAAATGCCCGAAAAAGTAGACGGGATTGCGACAGTCCTTTGTCTTTGAGTTGAGAGGCTACCCTGAGTAGTTGAAATGCCCGAAAAAGTAGACGGGATTGCGACTCATGTTCCACCTCCTCTTGATTTTTAGATTTCGGGAGCTAGGGTTGAAATGCCCGAAAAAGTAGACGGGATTGCGACCAAAATCCTACAACAGATAAAATTGAAATCAAACACTATCCGTTGAAATGCCCGAAAAAGTAGACGGGATTGCGACCTGGGCCTCCAAGGCTGTCCTGCCTTCGGCGGTAAAGAATCCTAGGTTGAAATGCCCGAAAAAGTAGACGGGATTGCGACGCAATCCGCGTACTGGGTGTTCTCCTCCCACCTCCGTTGAAATGCCCGAAAAAGTAGACGGGATTGCGACATCATATTGATGGGGGTAATATTCTTCTATTATTATTTCCTGTAAGTTGAAATGCCCGAAAAAGTAGACGGGATTGCGACTTTTCAACACCACTTCCTTTATTTCGGAAGTGGTGGTATCAAAGTTGAAATGCCCGAAAAAGTAGACGGGATTGTGACGATTGCGACGCCCAATATCCTACGTCGATTCCAAGAAAATCTGCCTCTCTTGTTGAAGTGCCCGAAGAAGTAGATGGGATTGTGATGTAAACCAGCCTTTTCATTTCTGTTCCTCCTTTTGTTTTATAAGTTCTCGAAAAAATAAGCGGGATTGCGACATTTCCCCTTTGCCCTCAGGGTTTTCGAACGGTGAAACGTTCGTGGACGCGGCAGGCCTGCCTCTCGGGAAGGCATTAAATTAAGAGTTGAGGATGAACTTCTAAGAGAGGTGGAGCATGCCGGTAAGGGACTTAATCAGGAGGAAGGTGGTAGTTATTGAGCCCGACGACACTGTAAAGCTTGCCGCCCAAAGGATGGAAGATAAAATGGTGGGCAGCTTGGTGGTTATAGAGGGGGATAGACCGGTAGGCATAATAACAGACAGGGATTTAGCCCTAAGGGTTATAGGAAGAGAGCTTCCCCCCGACACCCCGATAAAGGAGGTGATGACAAGGGACCCGATAACAATAAGGGAAGACGCCTCTTTCTTTGAGCTAACAAAAACTTTCCGCGAAGCAGCAGTCAGAAGGTTAATTGTTGTTGACAAAGATGGTAAACTGGTGGGGCTTATCTCCATAGACGACACTATGGAGCTTCTGACCACCGAGTTTGCCAACCTTATAGCTGCAATCAGAGGGTAGATGATAAAGGTAGAAACACCGGTATTCGAAGGGCCCTTCGACCTTTTACTCTACCTGATAAGGAAGCGGGAAGTAAGTATATACGATATCCCCATAGCCGAGATAACCGAGGAGTTCCTGAACTACATCTACCAGATGCAGGAGCTCAACATCCCCGTAGCCTCCGAGTTTCTACTTATGGCGGCAACGCTTGCAAGGATTAAGTCGGAGTACCTGATTCCCCGGGAAGAGAGCGAAGACCCAAGAAGAGAGCTCGTCCAGATAATAGAGGAGTATTTAAAGTCTAAAAAGGCCGCTCAAGAGCTTGAAAAGCTTCAAGAGAAGGCAAGCCGTCTCATTCCCCACGACCCTTCGGAGTTAATCTTCCAGTTTCAGGAAAAGATAAAAATAGCCAACACAGCAGAAGACCTTAAAAGGGCATTCGAAGAGGTTTTAAGAAGGCGCAACGAGAAGGGCCTGCGGATAAAGGTGGGATTAACCATCTCCTCTGAGGCGTTTAAGGTTTCAGACAAAATGGGAGAGATTAGACTCCTAATGAGGGAGAAGTTCCTAATCCCATTCAGCAGCCTCATAGAGAAGGCTTCGTGCAAGCTGGAGGTTATCACCTACTTCCTTGCCGTTCTCGAGCTTGCCAAGCTCGGGGAGATTTCAACTTTCACAGACGGAGAGGAGATTTACATCTCAAAGGTTTTACCGGTTAAGTCTTCTCCTTCAGGCTCTTTTCAATAACATCGGCCTTACTCTGAAGGTTCAAAACTCTGTTTATGTAAGAGACCCTCTCAAGGCTCCTTCCCGAGTACTCAACAACGAGGTCTATCGGCAGTCCCCTCTTTAAGAGCCTTGCAACGTAGTTGTCTTTAAAGTCGGCCACAGTGTAGTCTCTGTCGAGCTGTTTCATTATCCGGTGAAAGGTAACTTTTATCGTTGAAGGGGTGGTGGAAAGGAGCGGGGAAATGGGGAGCTTCTCCTCCTTTATCTTGGAGAGCCTCTCTTCAACCTCCGGGTTAATCACAAAACGTTTTATCTTGTTTTCTTGAAGGACCGGAATCCCCATAAACCTGCCGAAGGAGCTCACCTTCAGTTTACCTATCTCCGAGGGAGAAAGGCCCAGGTGGACTATGAGCAGCATAGCCGTTTGGAGGTCTTGGGAGCGCAGGCTGCTCAGGGCAAGCTCTATACGCTTTATCTCGTCGTCGGTTATCGGGCGGAACTCTTTAAACTCGGCGTTTTCGGGCGGAACGAACCTGAGCCTCCGCTTTATCCCTTTAAACTTAAGGTAGTGCTGGATTGCAGACATGGCGGTGCGGAAGCTCTTTTCTGTTTTATACCGAACGGAGAAATAGCCGCAGAGTTTATCTTCGTCGAAGTCGGTAAGGTCGTAGTTATACAGGCTCAGAAAGGAAAAGAAGTATCTCAAAACCCTCCTGTAGGTGTCTATGGTGTTTTTCTTATAACCGTCCTCTATCAGCGACTGGAGAAAATCCTCCATTCCTTACCCGTTCCATAGAGGTTGGAGTAGTAGTAAAGGTTAACAAAGGTTCTCTTAACGTAATCCCTCGTTTCCTCAAAGGGCAAGTACCCGTCTGTAAGAATAATTAGGTCGGCAGGCGAGTTTACTGGGCCGTATAACCTCAGAGCTTTTGCAACTCTGCCAGGGCCACCGTTGTAAGCGGCGGCGGCAAGTGGGAAGAGCTTGAACCTCTTCATAAGGGAGTGGATGTAGTAGGTGCCGAACTTAACGTTAACGTTCGGGTTGAAAAGGTGGTGGACTTTGAAGCTCCTCACTTTGAGTTTCCTGGCAAGGTATCGGCCGGTTGTGGGCATTATCTGCATGTAACCGATTGCTCCGCTACGGGAGTAGGCCCTCCGGTTGAACAAACTCTCCTGCCGGGCAATTGCAAGGGCGTAAACGTCTCCGCCGAAAATCTCGGGAGCCGGATAGAGAACCTTCAAAAGGTAAGGGTAGCGGTGAAGCCTCTTTTTGAAGAGGGCGGCAATCTTTATCCCCCTTCGGTAGTAGCCGCACCTATACTGGGCAAGGGCGTTTTGCGGAGTTTTATCCTCTATGAAAGAGACCGCGTAGCAGGCTCCCCTTTCCACAAGGAGCTTCAGCCCCGAATCCTTAAAAGAGGGAGCAAACACCTCCTCCTTCTTAAAGGGGAAGCTCTTAGGGGGCTTTAAAAGCAGCGAGTAGAAGTTTACTCCCCTTCCCTTGAAAGGAACGCCCAAGCAGACAGAGCGCCAGGCAGAAAAGGGAAGCTCAGGGCGCCTCGGGACCCTTTTACACTCGCCGGTAAAAAGGTAGTAGCGCCCCAAGTAGTAACCGTAAAGGCGCGGGAAGAAGGGCTTCACCGTTTTCAGCACCTTCTTGAAAAAGCCCAAATCCTTCCTAAAAGAGTAATCGAGAAGGTAAACGGAAAGCCTGCGCTTTGCGGCTCTGCTCTTGCCCTCTTTAAGGTAGCGTTTAAAGTAGGAAAACTTCTCCGGTAAAGACCTTGAAAGGTAAGTGAGAAAAAGGTATCTTCTGGGAATTTCCTCGGCAGACTTAAACAGGGAAACGGCCTCTTTCCTCTTGCCCGATTTTAGAAAGGTGTAGGCAAGAAGGTAGGTGTAAAACCTATCGCCCCTTAAAAAGGAGAGGTAAAAAAGAGCCTCGTCGGTATTGCCCCGGGCGGCAAGCCGCCAAATCTTAACCCTTAAAACATTGGGAGTGAGGAGCGATTTGTAGGCGGAAGCTCCAACTGCCAAGGCTATATCTTCGTCGAAAGAGTCGGTCAGCTTCAAAACTCGCTTAAACAGAGGCAGCGCCTCCTTTCTTCTGCCGTTTTTAAGGAGCGCCTCGGCCCTCAGGAAAAGCTCAACCGCCCCTTTAGGACGCTCCGACGGCAGAGGAAACCTACCGCCCCGGCCAAGGCAGCTATCGTAGTAGAGAAGCCGGGAAAGCCTCTCGAGGGAAGTTCCTTTAAAGGAGTTTAAAAACTTTAGGGAGCAGAAGTCACCAGATTTTAAGTAGTTGAGGAAAAGAACAGCCCTATCCTTCGGGAGGGCAAGGGCATTTAAAGGGATTAAAAAAATCGCCAGAAGAAGTAAAAGCCTCATCGTCCTCTAATTATAGCGAAGGAGGCCCCCGAAAGGGGGCTCTCAGACCGCACGCAGTGCGGCCGGGGGGACGGCTTGTTGTGGGGCGTCGGGAAAGGCTACTTTCCAGACTGAGAGAGATTATCGGAACTACCCGTCAGTAGTTAAGACGGGTTAACCTTTTTCGTTAGAGGAGCGGCTAAAGAGGGGACCGAAGTCGGGAGTTCTAAGGTTAACAACCGGGCAGACCCTTACGCAGTTAAGGCACCGCAAACAGGCGGGCGAGTTTGGGTCTTCGTATATCGGGTAGTTAACGGGGCAGGACTTCTTACAGAGGTTACACTCTATACACCCCTTTTTATCTACCGAGAAGTCAACGATGCTGAGCTTGTTAAAGAGGGAGAACAAGGCCCCCAAGGGGCAAACGTACCTACAGAAGGGACGTTTTATGAAAATCGAGCCGTAGAGGAACATACTGCCGAAGGCGAGCTTAAATAGGAAAAAGGCCCCGGCCATGTTGGCTATCATAGAGCTTACGGCAACCCAGTATATACCGGCCTCTAAGGTTCCCGTAGGGCACACCATACAGAAGTAGTGCTCCTTAAACAGGAAGGGGAGAATCACAACCCCCAGGGCAAGCATCAGGTACTTTAAGTAAACAAAGGGGCGGGGGAGCTCAAACTTCATAGAGGGAATTTTGTAAAGGAGGTCTTGAAGCAGGCCGAAGGGGCAAACCCAGCCGCAAATCCACCTGCCGAAAGAGGCGGAAACGGCAGAGATGATACCGAGGGTCATAAGGGGGAGCTTGTTTATAACCAAGAAATGGGAGATGGTTCCTATCGGACAGGAGTAAAGGGCAGCCGGACAGGCGTAACAGTTCATTATGGGCAGGGGTATCGATTTGAGCCTGCCGGTGTAGAGTTTGGCAGTGACGAAGTTGTAGAGGGGAAGGTTTGCAAACAGGGCCGTTAACAGCTGCGACAGACGCCTGTTCTTCCACAGGGGCACTCTAAGCATCACTTTATCCCTATACAGGTGAGGCAGAGAATCCTGCCGTTGCTCCAGATTATCTGTGGCTCTCCCTTTAAAGCTCCGTAAAGGGTAAGGAGAAGGGCCGCCGCAAGCACGGCCCCGGCTATCGCCTTCTTAAGCATTTACCTTCTCTCCAAGCTCTTCGAGGAGCTTCTCAACAACTTCCGCAAAGGCCTTTGCGGAAGCGCTTTCGGGGTGAGAAATCACAATGGGAACGCCCTTATCTCCGGCCTCTACAACGGCGGGCTCTATGGGAATTCTCCCCAGGAAGGGAACATCCAGCTCCTTGGCTGCCTTCTCTCCGCCGCCGCGCTTAAAGAGGTCTATCTCTTTGCCGCAGTGGGGGCAGATAAGGCCGCTCATGTTCTCCACAATACCCAAAACGGGAACGTTCATCATCTTAGCAAAGCTGATGGACTTCCTGGTGTCCAGAAGGGAGACCTCTTGGGGTGTGGTAACGATTACAAAACCGTCCATGGGCTTTATGAGCTGAGCAACGCTCAAGGCCTCGTCTCCGGTTCCGGGGGGCAGGTCAACAATGAGGAAGTCTAAATCTCCCCAGTCTATTTCGGCAAGGAACTGCTTTATGGCCTGGTGCTTTAAAGGCCCCCTCCAGATAACCGGCTGGTCGGGGTTTTCAAGCAGGAAGGCCATGGAAACTATCCTGAGGTTGGGCATTCCCAAAGGAATGAAGGGCTT is a window of Thermovibrio ammonificans HB-1 DNA encoding:
- a CDS encoding lytic transglycosylase domain-containing protein; translated protein: MRLLLLLAIFLIPLNALALPKDRAVLFLNYLKSGDFCSLKFLNSFKGTSLERLSRLLYYDSCLGRGGRFPLPSERPKGAVELFLRAEALLKNGRRKEALPLFKRVLKLTDSFDEDIALAVGASAYKSLLTPNVLRVKIWRLAARGNTDEALFYLSFLRGDRFYTYLLAYTFLKSGKRKEAVSLFKSAEEIPRRYLFLTYLSRSLPEKFSYFKRYLKEGKSRAAKRRLSVYLLDYSFRKDLGFFKKVLKTVKPFFPRLYGYYLGRYYLFTGECKRVPRRPELPFSAWRSVCLGVPFKGRGVNFYSLLLKPPKSFPFKKEEVFAPSFKDSGLKLLVERGACYAVSFIEDKTPQNALAQYRCGYYRRGIKIAALFKKRLHRYPYLLKVLYPAPEIFGGDVYALAIARQESLFNRRAYSRSGAIGYMQIMPTTGRYLARKLKVRSFKVHHLFNPNVNVKFGTYYIHSLMKRFKLFPLAAAAYNGGPGRVAKALRLYGPVNSPADLIILTDGYLPFEETRDYVKRTFVNLYYYSNLYGTGKEWRIFSSR
- a CDS encoding 4Fe-4S binding protein, producing MLRVPLWKNRRLSQLLTALFANLPLYNFVTAKLYTGRLKSIPLPIMNCYACPAALYSCPIGTISHFLVINKLPLMTLGIISAVSASFGRWICGWVCPFGLLQDLLYKIPSMKFELPRPFVYLKYLMLALGVVILPFLFKEHYFCMVCPTGTLEAGIYWVAVSSMIANMAGAFFLFKLAFGSMFLYGSIFIKRPFCRYVCPLGALFSLFNKLSIVDFSVDKKGCIECNLCKKSCPVNYPIYEDPNSPACLRCLNCVRVCPVVNLRTPDFGPLFSRSSNEKG
- a CDS encoding Mrp/NBP35 family ATP-binding protein — its product is MAFDEKKCEGCAHKSTCQSAQDPMDVKLTCNLSKIKHKIGILSGKGGVGKTTVATNLAAELAKRGYKVGLLDADLHGPNVAKMFGAEGQRLFADPNSQTIKPFIPLGMPNLRIVSMAFLLENPDQPVIWRGPLKHQAIKQFLAEIDWGDLDFLIVDLPPGTGDEALSVAQLIKPMDGFVIVTTPQEVSLLDTRKSISFAKMMNVPVLGIVENMSGLICPHCGKEIDLFKRGGGEKAAKELDVPFLGRIPIEPAVVEAGDKGVPIVISHPESASAKAFAEVVEKLLEELGEKVNA
- a CDS encoding site-specific integrase, encoding MEDFLQSLIEDGYKKNTIDTYRRVLRYFFSFLSLYNYDLTDFDEDKLCGYFSVRYKTEKSFRTAMSAIQHYLKFKGIKRRLRFVPPENAEFKEFRPITDDEIKRIELALSSLRSQDLQTAMLLIVHLGLSPSEIGKLKVSSFGRFMGIPVLQENKIKRFVINPEVEERLSKIKEEKLPISPLLSTTPSTIKVTFHRIMKQLDRDYTVADFKDNYVARLLKRGLPIDLVVEYSGRSLERVSYINRVLNLQSKADVIEKSLKEKT
- a CDS encoding segregation and condensation protein A gives rise to the protein MIKVETPVFEGPFDLLLYLIRKREVSIYDIPIAEITEEFLNYIYQMQELNIPVASEFLLMAATLARIKSEYLIPREESEDPRRELVQIIEEYLKSKKAAQELEKLQEKASRLIPHDPSELIFQFQEKIKIANTAEDLKRAFEEVLRRRNEKGLRIKVGLTISSEAFKVSDKMGEIRLLMREKFLIPFSSLIEKASCKLEVITYFLAVLELAKLGEISTFTDGEEIYISKVLPVKSSPSGSFQ